A region from the candidate division KSB1 bacterium genome encodes:
- a CDS encoding DUF362 domain-containing protein, translating into MTKTKVAVLKTSPSTILDDYQKLFHLAEYQKFISRENDTLIKLNLSWTKYFPACSSQPWQVEGVIKTLLADGFQKQKLLPVENKTVVTNPHKGVRNNRWLPVLEKYGLSFTALPEVEWMVYQFKTKLLRLNQIFPEGIEIPKMYVGKNVIHLPTVKTHGHSITTGAIKNAFGGLLKEVRHYAHKYIHEVLVDLVMMQKELHPGIFAVMDGTVAGDGAGPRTMNPKIKNYLLASADSVAIDAIAAKMMGFDPLKIPYLKICHDMKLGVADPREIEIIGEDISHINFGFHTKRSFVIWGDQMLRLGPLRFLEKIALHSPLVVWAPLASNIYHDWLWYPLIGRNRIRKFMNTEWGKLFSKY; encoded by the coding sequence ATGACAAAAACCAAAGTCGCTGTTTTAAAAACCTCACCATCAACCATTTTAGATGATTATCAAAAATTATTCCATTTGGCGGAGTATCAAAAATTTATTTCCAGAGAAAACGATACGCTGATTAAGCTTAATTTGTCTTGGACCAAATATTTTCCAGCCTGTTCCTCGCAACCATGGCAGGTCGAGGGCGTGATCAAAACCCTATTAGCAGATGGATTTCAGAAGCAAAAACTTTTGCCAGTTGAAAATAAGACTGTAGTAACCAATCCCCATAAGGGCGTGCGCAACAATCGCTGGCTGCCAGTGCTGGAAAAATACGGCCTTTCGTTCACTGCATTGCCCGAGGTCGAGTGGATGGTCTATCAGTTTAAGACGAAACTCCTGCGACTTAACCAGATCTTCCCTGAGGGCATCGAAATTCCCAAGATGTATGTGGGCAAAAACGTGATCCATCTGCCAACTGTAAAGACCCACGGTCATTCCATCACCACTGGGGCGATTAAAAATGCGTTCGGTGGATTATTGAAGGAGGTGCGTCATTATGCTCATAAATACATCCACGAGGTGCTAGTCGATCTGGTGATGATGCAAAAGGAGCTGCACCCTGGCATTTTTGCGGTGATGGATGGTACGGTTGCTGGGGATGGCGCCGGTCCGAGAACGATGAACCCGAAAATTAAAAATTATCTGCTTGCCAGTGCTGATTCAGTTGCCATTGACGCGATAGCTGCGAAAATGATGGGCTTTGATCCACTTAAAATTCCGTACCTAAAGATCTGCCACGACATGAAGCTGGGCGTCGCCGATCCGCGCGAGATTGAGATAATTGGGGAGGATATCTCTCATATAAATTTCGGTTTTCATACCAAAAGGAGCTTTGTAATCTGGGGCGATCAGATGCTTCGGTTGGGACCATTGCGTTTTCTGGAGAAGATCGCGCTGCACTCGCCATTGGTGGTCTGGGCGCCGTTGGCATCCAATATCTATCATGATTGGCTCTGGTATCCCTTGATCGGCCGAAATCGCATTCGCAAATTCATGAACACAGAGTGGGGAAAATTGTTTTCGAAATATTAG
- a CDS encoding decaprenyl-phosphate phosphoribosyltransferase: MFRAILRTLRPHQWTKNFLLFAGLIFSHRLFSLVLFTRTLAAFGIFCLISGAIYIINDLIDLKKDQQHPLKRLRPIASGKISPRTAKRLAGVLLVISLLLAYRLDRSFWLVCAGYAGLMIGYSIYLKQIAILDVIIIAIGFVLRAVAGAVVIAVSISPWLLVCTLFLSLFLVLSKRRHELVLLGKEANHHRQSLSQYSPYLLDQMISVVTGSTLIAYALYTLAPRTTALVGSSYLIVTIPFVIFGIFRYLYLVYEGSQGGNPEIAIFSDQLLVVDVVLWVVVVVVILYLF; encoded by the coding sequence ATGTTTCGAGCAATCTTAAGAACATTACGCCCCCACCAGTGGACCAAAAACTTCCTGCTGTTCGCAGGTCTAATTTTTTCGCATCGTCTATTTTCGTTGGTATTATTCACAAGGACCTTGGCTGCATTCGGAATCTTTTGTTTGATCAGCGGGGCAATTTATATCATCAATGATCTGATCGATCTGAAAAAAGATCAGCAACATCCATTGAAGCGATTACGGCCGATTGCATCGGGCAAAATATCACCGCGCACAGCCAAACGATTGGCCGGCGTATTGCTAGTGATCAGCCTGCTATTGGCCTATCGGTTGGACAGAAGCTTCTGGCTGGTCTGCGCTGGCTATGCCGGGTTGATGATCGGCTATTCGATTTATTTAAAGCAGATCGCCATCCTGGATGTGATCATCATTGCCATTGGGTTTGTGCTGCGAGCCGTGGCCGGGGCCGTCGTGATTGCGGTGAGCATTTCGCCGTGGCTGCTGGTGTGCACCCTATTTCTGTCGCTGTTTCTGGTACTATCCAAGCGCCGGCATGAGCTGGTACTATTGGGCAAAGAGGCTAACCATCACCGGCAGAGCCTCTCGCAATACAGCCCGTATCTGCTGGATCAGATGATCTCCGTGGTGACCGGCTCAACGTTGATCGCTTATGCGCTCTATACCCTGGCGCCGCGCACCACGGCGCTGGTCGGGTCCAGCTATTTGATTGTAACGATTCCGTTCGTCATTTTTGGGATTTTTCGTTATCTCTACTTGGTGTACGAAGGCAGCCAGGGCGGCAATCCGGAGATCGCGATTTTTTCAGACCAGCTGTTGGTGGTCGATGTGGTGTTGTGGGTTGTAGTGGTGGTAGTGATTCTGTATTTGTTTTAA